The window gttctagtgaggagaactttagggcttgaatggggtggtttaattttccttacacagtacactattgcatggtcactgaaaatatcaggaaggatgccagaggattggattctgctggggtttgaggagagaatccagtctagcaaggaatggttatgcgatttcaggtttatccgtgtgggttgggaaatgagttgtgataggttaagtgacttgagttgtatctggattttgtggtttttagggtcaagccaattgaagttgaaatcccctagaactagcagctcactcttctcattcagagaggaaatggagccaagaaattgggtgatatcagtcaaggattgtagaggggctttaggggggcggtagatgccagcaagcaagatgggcttagaaacggggaggcagattttgccaactagagtttcaaaagagggtggacttggtgggcaatttaacagtgtaaattgtaaggtgtctgcaatataaaataacacccctcctcctctctttgaccgatctctcctaaaaatggagtatccctgaatggcgaaatttgcatcaggggttttaggggatagccatgtttctgtaagaacgatggctttgggtttatgcataaggcaccatgcccttagttcatccagtttgggcagcaggctccggatgtttatatgggcgacagcctattttggaatttaaaggtggaattctcaggggcatgggacagagctgaaatgggaggacctgggttagtttcaatatcacctgctaaagagagtaatagtatgagtagaagtttgggtagttgtttgcaagttgtagatttgtggtgctttccattaggcctcggacatagtgcactgagcgtcgctgagcagtgctctcgcttgctgacgctcgcgctaccaggagctttttgctgtcctgacagaggagacagcaagcgcgcttgggaggcgggtatcactgtgtgtgtgtcacttggtagctgtcagtgtgtgtgtgtgtcactttgaagtgttctgtgtgtttgtgtgtcacgggaacgtgtttgtgtgtgtgtgtgtgtgtgtgtgtatattatataatattttaaaaattaaaaaaaaaagacgtggtgagaataaattatttattaacattgtgcaactttgataaatatattcacgcacgcacgcaaacacacacatacatatatatatatatatatatatatatatatatatatatatatatatatatatatatatatatatacagtgttcgacaaacctatacatttgctcgccccgggcgagtggatttaacattgtggcgagctcctattggcccaagcagtacatgtttggtactaggtggcgagtagatttttttgttcggcgagtagattttttggtgatttgtcgaccactatatatatatatatatatatatatatatatatatatatatatatatatatatatatatatatatatatatatatatatatatatatatatatatatatatatatatatatatacgcacacacacatatgcacacatacatacacatacacacacacatacatgcatacacacatacatgcacacacacacacacgcatacacacacatgaatacatgcatgcccacacagacacacagacacgcacacatgcatacacacacacatacacacacacacatgcatacacagacacacacatacacacacacagatgcacacacacgcacacacacacatgcatacatgcacacacacacacgcacacacacacacacacaatgcaaacacacacacacaggagacagggaccggagcagaaggggggcagggaccggagcagaaggaggacagcgattggggcaggaggggggcagggaccggagcagaagggagacagcgatcggggcatcatcctctcccctcctacacacataacacacacacaacacacacaatgccttctgtcttctgtctggtaatggcggctctgcagggaaccggctgcagccccattggatgggagcggtcacgtgaccgctcctccgcttccccgagcaccaaatatatcagtttggcgctcggggaagagtttctcctcctcagcgcgcatcagcagggagaaactatagccgcgctgatagcagatgcaggggcgttctgcatctgttcagcgcggctcagcacgcctgagtgctctatggcccgggccttagagttagcagtggttggtgtgctggtttttagagttctccaccaacattcagtagatagtgcaaggcttctgagtagtccagggtgtatggtgatgttgggtgtgggccaggatggaggagtttgtagtggatagagggagtaacatctccatgaggccaggagagagaaaaaagttaaaagacatagcaggttcatgatgccagaggtaggcagtgctgcaaggagctgttgtgagcagagtgagtgtgtgcagactaaacagcaggggtgagcctgtaccttgtcaagtgttttgctgcattgcaatgctagggtcaattcagggtttcagtgttttgtgcagtcagttttgggagaggctgcagtgaaagaagttgtaaaggggtggggggttaaactatgcaggctaacaagcatgggatcatagtgtgatctgaatagcttaccgtttgttgtcttgagtaaaaaagtgggcagtagatccagtccccagtcacctttagtcaaactgtagtctaactgtatcacttaaaaagctcactttaaattcctcactgcctaatgcagcaaaggtgttggtattatacagaaaaaacagtcacatgaccctccccctccccaatcagtcagcttgttccatttggtcaattaacagcacagagttaagagggaaaaaaaaaaaaaaacctttttacattcaaacatactaacttatatcaattcaacaaggccagattcagtcttatacacagggtttcaacatcaggaacatacctgtgaatgCAAAATTGTATGCTataactttctctctctgcataaTATTTTTCTATGTTCCGTTACACTGACATTTTCTATTGCTTATTGCAACAAGTTCAGGACACTATTGGATCTACTATTAATATACAATATCAGTCCCTCTCCTAACAGGATTTTTTTCTATAAagacacattttttatttttttttgcgccgagagagatatattttgtaacccctctttattttacctcagattatatggcctgtcactgaggtgggagcctgagtcctatgggttactgtttaattcttatagtgtgtggtacatgttgtgtgagactgtagtgactagacacaacacagtggtaatgaattataacaagcGTTATATACTCATAGCTATAATTTATGGTGTTGCATATCTCATGAATCAGTACAATGACTCTTCAAGCAatcagtgggggagaggggagggggggaagggtggggaggggaaaatcctgctcagctcaaaatagactttctagggaggtgctatcagggtgaaacaTAAGCgtattgggggagagaggaaagaaccctatgtgatgcactcaaccctactagatgaaaataataaacttttattaatgtAATTGAAAGAAGCAAAcagaacaaatatatttaaaacctaaatagtgtactgtgcagttctgaTGTGAAATCACTCTAGATGACCAGGTGGTGTCATAACTAGTGTGATACACAGTAGAATAGAGTTACTGTTGATTCTCACAATACTTGTATGGAAATAGTTCAGTAGATGAACAGAAAATATAACCCTGTCAGGGAAGTAATTGGTGTACAATCTACACAAGTATTGTGATACACAAGAACACTGGGAGCATTGGTAATGCAGCACTGTGTTACAAAGCTACAGTAGGGCACATAGCACTGCTGCATACACAGATAGCTAAATAGCAAACACCggacgtcgggatgacgtcatagcgacgtCCGGTGTACTACTGCAGTGTCAAACTCACAGGAGTTTGCTTCCGATTTGTAGAATAGCTTAATACTTTGATGTGGGCCAccaatgtggatcccactagctagcaaCTAGGTATACTAGACCTCCTGCTGGCACTGGATAGCCCAGAGTATATTTACACAGAAGGGTTGAGACgtaactcttccccccccccccccccccccctggaagcaGCTGCAAAAGCGTGAGTGCAAGTTATCAGTCTGGGGTCCCCTTATGCCCTGTTGTAACAGGTTGATCACGGGGTTTACTTACTTGCACCTACCTCCCAGCAGCGCTCCCATTGATCTATCATCACGGGGGTCCCTTCCAGCCTGGGTTTGCATTTAGCTATCTGTGTATGCAGCAGTGCTATGTGCCCTACTGTAGCTTTGTAACATACAAGTATTGTGAGAATCAACAGTAACTCTATTCTACTGTGTATCACACTAGTTATGACACCACCTGGTCATCTAGAGTGATTTCACAtcagaactgcacagtacactatttaggttttaaatatatttgttctgTTTGCTTCTTTCAATTacattaataaaagtttattattttcatctagtagggttgagtgcatcacaATGACTCTTCAactcagaatcactccatacacatatatacttaaactataccaacagtgcgaacGCTGCGCAAACAAATACATGTTATTATCTCTGTCCGGCCTCCCAATTATGCGGTACCGGCCTGTAGAACCTGGTGTGCTAGCACAAATGTtggagctcataaactgtgtgtgttgtaggcctggtgcttcacaaagatcaaactgtgatggcaatataactgcagtttatatCCTTTGTAGGTTAcctcacccactccaacctggtgtaattcctgCACAGCTGGGCTCCCTAATTTCTCTGTAATAGCCTCtacctgcctgcttccctctgcactgTCAGGTCCTGGCCTCTGCTGGGCCCTGCTGCATGCACTGGTCCAGTCGTGCAACTCTCACGCTTTCTCACTCCCTCGctgtcattccactggctaagtacagtcacatggtccagaatgtaattcttaaaggggccatgtcctgtcCACACACCCCACCCGTGTGCTGCAGAAGTCAAACTCAACACCGTTACTATTGCATTGGCGCTTTGACCCATGCCTCCTATTTTTCTGGAGACATTTCCACCATGCGTTTTCTATTCTGATTATTCCAATGATGGTTTCAATGTACAAAACTTGATGTAATCAATTCATCCAATCTTTTATTTCCATGAtattttctttactttttctatCCCTTCTCCAGGCCAGATACACGTGGACAGAAAGCTACGGGAGATTGATTCCCACTTGAGCAGAGGAGAAGAGATACACGGCGGCCTTCTAAGTTGCCTTCTGGTCAGTAAAGAGCTGTCGCTGGAAGAGATTTATGCCAACATGACGGAGATGCTTCTAGCTGGGGTTGACACGGTAATCTGCACATTTTGTTTTCATTCATGTTTTTGTTCCCGAGATGATAAAATATTGAAAGCCAAAATATCGTTTGTCTTTGTTCCTTTGTTTGCTCTGTGAATAAAGttatttctcttccccccctccccaccccaattGTGCTTTTTAAACCTGTTCAGCTGTAGAGGAGCAGCAATGCTTCCCCACTTTTCAGACCTGAAGAGCTCAGACCCAGTGGCCTTCAAACGGCCACGTTTATTGTTATTCCTGTTTGACTTTTGCGATCCTTTTTATTTTGATATCCTGTTCTCTATACGGCTAAATTATACTTTCCgtggtgtggttgaaacctatcccagcttcaatttgctaagccagtataaccagcctcacactgagagCCAAAAGGTTGAAACACTGGTCAGTGAGtggggttactggctatgcacttaacccaggctatgctgaaaagctgtgtaatgcagcaggcatacgcttgtaggggtccatgtcaaaatagatttgaagcaaaaggtgacacactgctcatttgcatatcatttcccagaatcccttgctgccgtgGAAGCACTGTACGCTAAGAGTTaatgggggaaaggcagggttgcatacctgtctgagatgtgaatgtgctcacaagttttatatttttatttgctttccaGGACAAAACGGTAGTAAATGTCCCATATTAATGTTAGTGTCCGTTTCACTCATTTGTTTCCTAGACGTCTTTTACATTATCCTGGGCAGCCTATTTGTTGGCTAACAATCCCCAAGCTCAGCAGAGGGTGTACAAGCAGATTCTCCAGAACCTGGGCAAGGATTTGATTCCTACTGCAGAAGATGTCCCTAAAACACCGCTGGTTAGGGCCGTTCTAAAGGAAACTTTGAGGTGAGAAGAAATCGAAGTCTTCAGATACATATGTATCTGGAAGAGGGTACCATATTCCCAAAAGGGAACACGTTTTAGCTGCTGTAgtatatatgggtgtgggtgTTTGTTCAGCATAGAGTATTATTATTCAACTGCATGTTGTACAGCTTTGCATAAGCAGCATTACAAAGCGTCTGGAAGCAGATTTAATCATCAGCTATAACGATGGTGCTCAAGCCCCCCAAACtggccaggttttcagaatatcccagcttcagcacttgTGACTTAATCAGTCCTGTCCTGttggtggatggggggggggagtgattggggactggcgttgagcacccctgagctATTATCCTCCAGATATTCTGGTAATATGAAACCGTGTACAGAAGAGCTTGAGAAGTTCCAACATATCAGAATCCCAAGACTGTGTTTTTATTGGGGTAAAAAAATTGCAGTTCAATTTTTGTTTTAGGTAATATGTCCTTCATTGGTTGAATCTTGAAACTGGAATTCAGGTATTGATGGCATTACTACTTAGAATGATTAGTATGGTGCACGCTCAGCATGGAATGCTCTGTTATAGCTTGAAACGTGATGCCATTTACCATCTAGTACCATGTATTTGTTTCTATGTATTGTCGAGCAGGGTTCGCTCTGTGTATGcactatacaagacattgagaaTAGATGGAAGCCACCATTGTAATATTTGATTGAATATGTCCTCACCCTATGTTCCCCTGTCACATTTTGTCAATGCTCACCTCATACAATTATACAGTGTCTGGTTTGCCATTCTGTTCTATTCATTAAAAATTCAccctattttcttttattttatttatttcaaattaaTACAATTTTAGAAAATCTAATGTTTACAAAACAATTTCCAAAGATGTATATAGCACAAAGAAAGGAAACCATTGGAAAAGGGGAAAACAAAATGTAACAGTTCGTAAATTGGTAAATCCCTTTAAAATTCATGGGGGGGGTTTTTGTGGAAAGGACATATTTTTTATGTAACATATTTTATTGGTGTTTCATTTACCTATTAAACAATATCGACTAATTGTGTTGGTTTAGGCTTTCAATTGGTCTATGCACTTTAACAAATGTATTCAAGTTGTATCGGACGTTTCTTgactttattttttaaatttcctcCTTTTTAGCCTTAAGATTTgtaataatacatttatatattcacATTGTCAGGAAGGCAAAGCTATAGATGAACTTCTGCTTTGACGTCTGGCACAATCATTTTGCAGACTTGTCTGTGTAAATGAATGGGGGAATGCAGTTTACTGGAGCCCTAAAGAGATTAACATACGCTAATTTACTTAGAGTTGTGTTTCTGCTTATGAACAGGTTATTTCCAGTCTTGCCAGGAAATGGCAGAGTGACCCAAGATGACTTGGTGCTGGGAGGATATTTAATCCCTAAAGGGGTAAGTATAAATGACCTGTTTGGAATAAATACTTTGAGGTGACAAGCAATGTCCCTATAAACCCCTCTTACAAAGCAGTGGTTGGACACAATGTTTTACTGCTTCCCTATTGAAATGAATGAAATGCACATTCTCTACAGATAACAGAAACATTGTAAAAGTGTGCAACAAAAGACTACGCCATGTTTTATAATGCATCCGTTCTGTGCCATGGGTTCATCTTGTAGAAGAACTGGAATAATGGCATGGTGTTGGGGAATTCTCATTCCATCTGTAACGTATGGTATAGCCCTTCCTGTCTGGAAAGGAAGTGCAGCCATAAATCATTTCTCTCTCATTGGAATGTTCTTTTAATAACCATATCCTCGAAAAAACGTCTCAGGATTTTGCTATTATAAAATGTAATTTTGCAATGGTCGCTGTGTTGCTTCAGTAACTAGAAATGTTTTGATCGAACCTTCAGCTATAATAATAATTTTGGATTCTTAAAAAAAGTCTGCATCAAAACTGTTTTGGACAAAATTTAAGATAGTTTGCTCTAAATTACCTTTGTGCACCAGATTTATAATTTGTGGAGTCGGTACAGTTTAGGTAGGAGTTACATGATGCCCATATTCTAAAGAGATGTATGACATTTCGCCTGACTGTACGttatttttttaaccaaaaaATAGGAAAATAAATAAGCCATCTAAATAGAAATCCATTGTCAGAATTCACAAATCCCTATTGTGTGGTTCTCAGTAAGCAGAGTACATTGACTTTGAGGCAGCAATGAAATACTTGCATATTCCTCTATAAGAAAGTTGTACAATATAGTAATTTTATGGTAATAATATCTCATCTCCTCACTTGGTTTCATGTTTCAGACCCAGTTGGCATTATGTCATTATTCCACATCGTATGACGAGGAGTATTTTGCTGCTGCTGAGGATTTCAGGCCTGAGCGCTGGCTGAGGAAGGGAAACATGGACAGAGTAGATAATTTTGGCTCCATCCCATTTGGCTATGGCATACGCAGTTGCATAGGAAGGCGGGTCGCAGAACTGGAGATTCATCTCGCATTGATACAGGTACTGGTTCTGAAACTCTTGCAGCATCTGCCCATGGGGGGGTTGTAGGAGTTATGTTGGTAACATTGTGTATGAAAGGTCACAGCATGTGTCCATATAAATAATTGGGCTTCCCTTCTGCGTTCACTGTCACGAGATATGTCCAGTATCTTGTCCGGAGTTATAATACTTTGTAACAAACGAAGTTACGCTATTTCCCTTTGTAACAGTTCCAACCAGTGTTGTGTTTAAGCAACTTTTttatttggtttcttttttttccccctctggtAGTTGCTTCAAAAATTTGAGATGAAGCCTTCACCAAAAACACAAACTGTTAACCCAAAAACCCATGGACTTCTATGCCCAGGAGGACCCATCCATGTCCGGTTTACAGACCGCGAGTGAGAGTTGGCGGATAAAGAAGACACCAGAACGGATATCCTCCGACCCCAGCACTGACCAGCTGCCTGTGGGCGATTTCCAAGGAAAAGGACAAAATACATCATCCTCGGACTTATTAATAACATCTACTCTCCTTTTTATATGACTGTTACACATGTTTATATGTAAAAAGTAGTTTGTAAGTAGATTTTGAAATGCAACAACCTACCTTGCACTTTTGTTGTACTGTATAGACACAATAGTTAATATGCAGGTTTTTGTACAGAAGGAATATAATGGCATTTAGTGTAATATAATAATCCATATATTGTACAAATATGATAACCTTTTCAGTTTTGGGGAGGTCAAATACAGGGAATAGTTGGGGCCATAATTTAGCATTTATTCTGTCTCCTATTGGAACGGGGACTTTAGCGATTACTGGGCAGTCTTATTGCATATATAAACCTTTTCCTTTTAGTGGAAAATATCTTTTGGTTGCGTTACTAATGCCATtggcaataaaacaaatatgaatTAGTTCCAAAAATCATCATTTTGACACCATACTAATGGGAACATTTCAGATAAGCTATAGGGGTTTTATGCTACTTGTGCTTTCATTGATCCCAGCAAAACACCTGAGTAAAATGGAAAACTTAGGTCTCCTACAGTAATTcacatatattctgtatatatttttaatgtcacCATTTTGCATTTAAACAAAAAATTGTTTTCTACTGTGATCCTCTCCTTTTTGGTGTAGAAGAATTATGCAGATATTTACTTGGGTTCTTATGGGTCAGAGAAAAGTATTGAAGGAGCTATAAACGAGTCTTGAACTCCATATAACAGTTTATAGTGTACGTATTTCCAACTCAAACGTGTGACAATGTATTTGTCCCTTTGAAACTCTGCCTAAAGGTTATAATATGGTTATGGTTATACACTCCGTACT is drawn from Ascaphus truei isolate aAscTru1 chromosome 7, aAscTru1.hap1, whole genome shotgun sequence and contains these coding sequences:
- the CYP27C1 gene encoding cytochrome P450 27C1 isoform X4; the protein is MRSSLRQKILKPRDVAVYSGGVNEVIGDLIKRICTLRSQEDDGETVTDVNNLFFKYSMEGVATILYECRLGCLDDDVPKQTLEYIEALELMFSMFKTTMYAGAIPKWLRPFIPKPWKEFCRSWDGLFRFSQIHVDRKLREIDSHLSRGEEIHGGLLSCLLVSKELSLEEIYANMTEMLLAGVDTTSFTLSWAAYLLANNPQAQQRVYKQILQNLGKDLIPTAEDVPKTPLVRAVLKETLRLFPVLPGNGRVTQDDLVLGGYLIPKGTQLALCHYSTSYDEEYFAAAEDFRPERWLRKGNMDRVDNFGSIPFGYGIRSCIGRRVAELEIHLALIQLLQKFEMKPSPKTQTVNPKTHGLLCPGGPIHVRFTDRE
- the CYP27C1 gene encoding cytochrome P450 27C1 isoform X3, producing the protein MIAQVLRAERAAPQRANMESWKEYRDLRGRSTGLISAEGEKWLTMRSSLRQKILKPRDVAVYSGGVNEVIGDLIKRICTLRSQEDDGETVTDVNNLFFKYSMEGVATILYECRLGCLDDDVPKQTLEYIEALELMFSMFKTTMYAGAIPKWLRPFIPKPWKEFCRSWDGLFRFSQIHVDRKLREIDSHLSRGEEIHGGLLSCLLVSKELSLEEIYANMTEMLLAGVDTTSFTLSWAAYLLANNPQAQQRVYKQILQNLGKDLIPTAEDVPKTPLVRAVLKETLRLFPVLPGNGRVTQDDLVLGGYLIPKGTQLALCHYSTSYDEEYFAAAEDFRPERWLRKGNMDRVDNFGSIPFGYGIRSCIGRRVAELEIHLALIQLLQKFEMKPSPKTQTVNPKTHGLLCPGGPIHVRFTDRE
- the CYP27C1 gene encoding cytochrome P450 27C1 isoform X2 — translated: MIKNQKHTHEYGRIFKSHFGPQFVVSIADRDMIAQVLRAERAAPQRANMESWKEYRDLRGRSTGLISAEGEKWLTMRSSLRQKILKPRDVAVYSGGVNEVIGDLIKRICTLRSQEDDGETVTDVNNLFFKYSMEGVATILYECRLGCLDDDVPKQTLEYIEALELMFSMFKTTMYAGAIPKWLRPFIPKPWKEFCRSWDGLFRFSQIHVDRKLREIDSHLSRGEEIHGGLLSCLLVSKELSLEEIYANMTEMLLAGVDTTSFTLSWAAYLLANNPQAQQRVYKQILQNLGKDLIPTAEDVPKTPLVRAVLKETLRLFPVLPGNGRVTQDDLVLGGYLIPKGTQLALCHYSTSYDEEYFAAAEDFRPERWLRKGNMDRVDNFGSIPFGYGIRSCIGRRVAELEIHLALIQLLQKFEMKPSPKTQTVNPKTHGLLCPGGPIHVRFTDRE